The region tacattatttttatactataNNNNNNNNNNNNNNNNNNNNNNNNNNNNNNNNNNNNNNNNNNNNNNNNNNNNNNNNNNNNNNNNNNNNNNNNNNNNNNNNNNNNNNNNNNNNNNNNNNNNNNNNNNNNNNNNNNNNNNNNNNNNNNNNNNNNNNNNNNNNNNNNNNNNNNNNNNNNNNNNNNNNNNNNNNNNNNNNNNNNNNNNNNNNNNNNNNNNNNNNNNNNNNNNNNNNNNNNNNNNNNNNNNNNNNNNNNNNNNNNNNNNNNNNNNNNNNNNNNNNNNNNNNNNNNNNNNNNNNNNNNNNNNNNNNNNNNNNNNNNNNNNNNNNNNNNNNNNNNNNNNNNNNNNNNNNNNNNNNNNNNNNNNNNNNNNNNNNNNNNNNNNNNNNNNNNNNNNNNNNNNNNNNNNNNNNNNNNNNNNNNNNNNNNNNNNNNNNNNNNNNNNNNNNNNNNNNNNNNNNNNNNNNNNNNNNNNNNNNNNNNNNNNNNNNNNNNNNNNNNNNNNNNNNNNNNNNNNNNNNNNNNNNNNNNNNNNNNNNNNNNNNNNNNNNNNNNNNNNNNNNNNNNNNNNNNNNNNNNNNNNNNNNNNNNNNNNNNNNNNNNNNNNNNNNNNNNNNNNNNNNNNNNNNNNNNNNNNNNNNNNNNNNNNNNNNNNNNNNNNNNNNNNNNNNNNNNNNNNNNNNNNNNNNNNNNNNNNNNNNNNNNNNNNNNNNNNNNNNNNNNNNNNNNNNNNNNNNNNNNNNNNNNNNNNNNNNNNNNNNNNNNNNNNNNNNNNNNNNNNNNNNNNNNNNNNNNNNNNNNNNNNNNNNNNNNNNNNNNNNNNNNNNNNNNNNNNNNNNNNNNNNNNNNNNNNNNNNNNNNNNNNNNNNNNNNNNNNNNNNNNNNNNNNNNNNNNNNNNNNNNNNNNNNNNNNNNNNNNNNNNNNNNNNNNNNNNNNNNNNNNNNNNNNNNNNNNNNNNNNNNNNNNNNNNNNNNNNNNNNNNNNNNNNNNNNNNNNNNNNNNNNNNNNNNNNNNNNNNNNaaaaaaaaaaaaaaaaaaaaaaacttaacagcCACCGGCTGTCCGGGGAGGACAGCCACGACTGTAAAAAATGAGGTCCAGGTCTGGACTTCATGGAAGTCCAGATCTGGACCTCAAAGGCATGGAACGAGGGCGGCGGCCATAGACAGCCGGTGactgttaagtttttttttttatttatttaataatttaataaataaataaaaagttttttaaaaaataattaaagtgacACATGTCGAAATGTAGAAAACTTAACCTGCTATACAAGTTTTTTTGGACTCAATATCACTATTTTACCGGTTTAAGGGACCGGAATGGAGCTTTTTTTACTTAGGGAGGCTAATTGCATTATCAGAATGACTTATggggctaatttgacacttttcccttaaatgttttataaattgtttgttaaCAGTTAAGTCGGCGTTTCCTCTGTCTGCTCCAAGACATCTCGTTCGACCTCCGCAGGACCACCGCTCCAGTCTCCTACCCCCTCCGACCTCTACCTGAACGCCGCTCCAGTGTCTTGACTCGCAGAGGTACTTGATTATTAAACCTGTTGAATATCTTGAAATACTGTAATGAGTTGGTTTTGCCGACTGGGGTAATTGATGATCGGTAACCTTTTAGCCTTTAGGTTACTTAACTCCTCATTATCTTTTCCTATCTCCCTGTTTAATctatgtttctttttctttaacttTGTATGTAACTTAATTATTTGTGAATGCTTTCTTGGGGTCAATAAGTTTTCTATGATATTTTGAGCTTGTTATACTCTTTTTTTGGTGAACAGCTTGTTATACTCTTGTTGAACTTCAAAtcttaaatagttaaatttaCATAAATGCTTCAGAGGAAGAAAGACATTTAAAGCTGAACAGCCCAGACTGCGTGAATCATAAATCAGTTTTCAATATTTAAAACAACTtaggttaatcggttaaccgatcGATTAATCCAAAAAAACTTACTTAGGTTCGATTAATTCGAAAATAAAAAGTTTGATTCAATTAACGgttgaagttttaaaaatttctattaatTCGGTTTGGCCAACCGAATGCATACCCTTGAGAAATGGTCCAAAATGAAAGGAccaaattttgattttagtctAATTACATTTATTTGCAGAAGTGGTTcttttttattgataaattaaaatgCATTATCGTCTGGGTTTAAAAGAATATTCATCTATtccgtaatttttttaaaaaaaagaagatttcaTTTCCTTCTCGTTGCTTCTCTCTTTCCCTTCCATCTCGATTTCTTTTCGTTGGGTACAAAGCTACAAGTCTACAAACAAACGACTCAAATTCGCTGTTAGAATTCAAATTTACTGGAGAATAGTGAGAAATTTCTGGTAGGGATCAAGTTTTTGCACATTTACTTGATGAATTATCTCCTGGTAAAACTCAGTTCAAAGATTAAACTTTGTTCTTGTATATTTGTGTTTCGGTGGAATAGGCATGCTTTGATTCGAGTGTTTTGCTATAAATCACAGAgaaatttgatataattttgaGGGTTTTGGATTTTGGACGCAATGGTGGAATCAACTTCAGGCTCCAATGTGGTGGAGGAAACTTCTCCGGACTTGTTGAAGAACACGCCGTCGAATATAAGGAGGTTGGCAGATGAGATTGAGCAGTGTGANNNNNNNNNNNNNNNNNNNNNNNNNNNNNNNNNNNNNNNNNNNNNNNNNNNNNNNNNNNNNNNNNNNNNNNNNNNNNNNNNNNNNNNNNNNNNNNNNNNNNNNNNNNNNNNNNNNNNNNNNNNNNNNNNNNNNNNNNNNNNNNNNNNNNNNNNNNNNNNNNNNNNNNNNNNNNNNNNNNNNNNNNNNNNNNNNNNNNNNNNNNNNNNNNNNNNNNNNNNNNNNNNNNNNNNNNNNNNNNNNNNNNNNNNNNNNNNNNNNNNNNNNNNNNNNNNNNNNNNNNNNNNNNNNNNNNNNNNNNNNNNNNNNNNNNNNNNNNNNNNNNNNNNNNNNNNNNNNNNNNNNNNNNNNNNNNNNNNNNNNNNNNNNNNNNNNNNNNNNNNNNNNNNNNNNNNNNNNNNNNNNNNNNNNNNNNNNNNNNNNNNNNNNNNNNNNNNNNNNNNNNNNNNNNNNNNNNNNNNNNNNNNNNNNNNNNNNNNNNNNNNNNNNNNNNNNNNNNNNNNNNNNNNNNNNNNNNNNNNNNNNNNNNNNNNNNNNNNNNNNNNNNNNNNNNNNNNNNNNNNNNNNNNNNNNNNNNNNNNNNNNNNNNNNNNNNNNNNNNNNNNNNNNNNNNNNNNNNNNNNNNNNNNNNNNNNNNNNNNNNNNNNNNNNNNNNNNNNNNNNNNNNNNNNNNNNNNNNNNNNNNNNNNNNNNNNNNNNNNNNNNNNNNNNNNNNNNNNNNNNNNNNNNNNNNNNNNNNNNNNNNNNNNNNNNNNNNNNNNNNNNNNNNNNNNNNNNNNNNNNNNNNNNNNNNNNNNNNNNNNNNNNNNNNNNNNNNNNNNNNNNNNNNNNNNNNNNNNNNNNNNNNNNNNNNNNNNNNNNNNNNNNNNNNNNNNNNNNNNNNNNNNNNNNNNNNNNNNNNNNNNNNNNNNNNNNNNNNNNNNNNNNNNNNNNNNNNNNNNNNNNNNNNNNNNNNNNNNNNNNNNNNNNNNNNNNNNNNNNNNNNNNNNNNNNNNNNNNNNNctagtcggattttctcccagaaagcttgcttgtccaagtcgtaatccgatagatgcttgactgcttcctccgatgacgcgaagtCAAATGCCGCTCtaaggtcacctacagatgttgtgatgggaaaatcattaaagcggctttcgattttacccttcgtgaccttggcatttgcgaaccattctgtgaagtcgagggggtgaacggtcccgtagtcgtgcgtcatgtatttcatcagtcctgctttctcaaacttcttcaggactttttccgccatttttggattaggggagttggtgatgaagccatttctgtcaaggatactccccgccttgacttgtttgatctgagagcgaatgtgtagcaactccctctgatatgcgtcggaagatgaggttgatgtagaggattcggacgccattgatgaaggttagatgttttggagggaatgtgtactgcgtttagtatttggggattttgggtaaacggttttagcttgaatccgggtaaagaagaaggatttggcttttatatcgtgtggattcgggttggatatatgggtNttgagagcttgacccaaggaaggataccggttttttttttttaaggaagtaaaaggtcagaaatacccctagtaacggtcagcgtatatgaaaaataagggtatttttggtaaaNNNNNNNNNNNNNNNNNNNNNNNNNNNNNNNNNNNNNNNNNNNNNNNNNNNNNNNNNNNNNNNNNNNNNNNNNNNNNNNNNNNNNNNNNNNNNNNNNNNNNNNNNNNNNNNNNNNNNNNNNNNNNNNNNNNNNNNNNNNNNNNNNNNNNNNNNNNNNNNNNNNNNNNNNNNNNNNNNNNNNNNNNNNNNNNNNNNNNNNNNNNNNNNNNNNNNNNNNNNNNNNNNNNNNNNNNNNNNNNNNNNNNNNNNNNNNNNNNNNNNNNNNNNNNNNNNNNNNNNNNNNNNNNNNNNNNNNNNNNNNNNNNNNNNNNNNNNNNNNNNNNNNNNNNNNNNNNNNNNNNNNNNNNNNNNNNNNNNNNNNNNNNNNNNNNNNNNNNNNNNNNNNNNNNNNNNNNNNNNNNNNNNNNNNNNNNNNNNNNNNNNNNNNNNNNNNNNNNNNNNNNNNNNNNNNNNNNNNNNNNNNNNNNNNNNNNNNNNNNNNNNNNNNNNNNNNNNNNNNNNNNNNNNNNNNNNNNNNNNNNNNNNNNNNNNNNNNNNNNNNNNNNNNNNNNNNNNNNNNNNNNNNNNNNNNNNNNNNNNNNNNNNNNNNNNNNNNNNNNNNNNNNNNNNNNNNNNNNNNNNNNNNNNNNNNNNNNNNNNNNNNNNNNNNNNNNNNNNNNNNNNNNNNNNNNNNNNNNNNNNNNNNNNNNNNNNNNNNNNNNNNNNNNNNNNNNNNNNNNNNNNNNNNNNNNNNNNNNNNNNNNNNNNNNNNNNNNNNNNNNNNNNNNNNNNNNNNNNNNNNNNNNNNNNNNNNNNNNNNNNNNNNNNNNNNNNNNNNNNNNNNNNNNNNNNNNNNNNNNNNNNNNNNNNNNNNNNNNNNNNNNNNNNNNNNNNNNNNNNNNNNNNNNNNNNNNNNNNNNNNNNNNNNNNNNNNNNNNNNNNNNNNNNNNNNNNNNNNNNNNNNNNNNNNNNNNNNNNNNNNNNNNNNNNNNNNNNNNNNNNNNNNNNNNNNNNNNNNNNNTGCGTGGCATGCAATACCTGTAAGTGAGCTTATCTGCAGTATTTAACTTGATATAGTTATCTCTGTTTCATGTTGAGTACATGTTTTAAAGCATATATGGCTCTTTTTTCATGGTCACCAGAAGCTTAGGCATTAATGCATTATCGGGGGAGCTTCCGGAGGAACTTGGATTTCTGACTGAGATTATATCCTTGTAAGACATTATTAAAGCCATTCATGGATATTATgattgattattgatgtgtaTGATCAGGTAATTCTTGGACATTTGTTTAAACAAAATTGAAACTTGCATGTGTTGCAGTGCAATTGGTGGAAATAACTTTTCTGGACCCTTGCCTTCGGGGCTTGGAAATTGGAAACGTCTTACACAAATGTAAGATTGATTTGATGCTTTTATGAATAAGACTTCTAGAGACCAGCTACAGTGTTTTCTTTAAATTGATAGATTTTTTATTCAATTGCCAGCTATATGGATGCCTCTGGTGTTAGTGGTGCTATACCTCCAACATTTGCAAATCTATTGAACCTAGAAGCACTGTAAGTGTccttggctttttttttttttttaatagtaaaaatAGGGTGAATTCTGTAATGGAGTTCAATGGAgcaaattttgtttctttcaggTGGGCTTCAAACAATGAGTTTACTGGGAGGATACCTGATTTCATTGGGAATTTGTCAAAGCTTACTATCTTGTAAGGCTGTTAATaagattattataatattatccTTTCCAGACAGTCCATTGCACTTGATTTCTAGATTCAATGGAAAATCATTCTTAACCCATGCCCATTGCTGCTTCTCTACTTTCCATTATTTATGATTGGCATCAATTTTGTATTTCTGCAGGAAGTTTGAAGGAAATTCATTTCAGGGTCCAATTCCATCTACACTTTCAAATTTGACCTCATTGGTTGACTTGTAAGTTTTATCTAAACCCTTACTTCTTTATGTGTTACAAAGTTTGTTTTTTGTGTTAAGAATATTCTTATGTCTACTGCACTGGATACTTGCAGGAGGATAAGTGATCTTTTGAATGGGAGCTCTTCACTGGACTTCATTTGGAATATGAAGAATTTAAGCAAATTGTAAGGAGTTATGATCAGCTCCAATctgcaaaattttattatactcCTCTTTTTTGCCCTTTTTTCCTAGAATCTGACAAATCATAATTAACTGATTGCTTGGTCCTCAGAGTTTTGCGGAATAACAATATTTCTGGTTCCATCCCCTCTAATATTGGAGAATATCAGAGCTTGTCACTGCTGTAAGTCCTTTGGTTGAAGGATGTTTAATTAANNNNNNNNNNNNNNNNNNNNNNNNNNNNNNNNNNNNNNNNNNNNNNNNNNNNNNNNNNNNNNNNNNNNNNNNNNNNNNNNNNNNNNNNNNNNNNNNNNNNNNNNNNNNNNNNNNNNNNNNNNNNNNNNNNNNNNNNNNNNNNNNNNNNNNNNNNNNNNNNNNNNNNNNNNNNNNNNNNNNNNNNNNNNNNNNNNNNNNNNNNNNNNNNNNNNNNNNNNNNNNNNNNNNNNNNNNNNNNNNNNNNNNNNNNNNNNNNNNNNNNNNNNNNNNNNNNNNNNNNNNNNNNNNNNNNNNNNNNNNNNNNNNNNNNNNNNNNNNNNNNNNNNNNNNNNNNNNNNNNNNNNNNNNNNNNNNNNNNNNNNNNNNNNNNNNNNNNNNNNNNNNNNNNNNNNNNNNNNNNNNNNNNNNNNNNNNNNNNNNNNNNNNNNNNNNNNNNNNNNNNNNNNNNNNNNNNNNNNNNNNNNNNNNNNNNNNNNNNNNNNNNNNNNNNNNNNNNNNNNNNNNNNNNNNNNNNNNNNNNNNNNNNNNNNNNNNNNNNNNNNNNNNNNNNNNNNNNNNNNNNNNNNNNNNNNNNNNNNNNNNNNNNNNNNNNNNNNNNNNNNNNNNNNNNNNNNNNNNNNNNNNNNNNNNNNNNNNNNNNNNNNNNNNNNNNNNNNNNNNNNNNNNNNNNNNNNNNNNNNNNNNNNNNNNNNNNNNNNNNNNNNNNNNNNNNNNNNNNNNNNNNNNNNNNNNNNNNNNNNNNNNNNNNNNNNNNNNNNNNNNNNNNNNNNNNNNNNNNNNNNNNNNNNNNNNNNNNNNNNNNNNNNNNNNNNNNNNNNNNNNNNNNNNNNNNNNNNNNNNNNNNNNNNNNNNNNNNNNNNNNNNNNNNNNNNNNNNNNNNNNNNNNNNNNNNNNNNNNNNNNNNNNNNNNNNNNNNNNNNNNNNNNNNNNNNNNNNNNNNNNNNNNNNNNNNNNNNNNNNNNNNNNNNNNNNNNNNNNNNNNNNNNNNNNNNNNNNNNNNgataggaagagaaacaacctggacaatattgccaaggatattctcttcagagctatagacgaaaccatcttcccaaaagtgaggaagtgcaaaacgggaaaagaggtatgggatactttgatgttaattggtgaaggtgacgaacaggaaaaggaaaacaagctcaccgtggccatgaagaagttcgaagacttcaagatgaagccaggagagagcatcgacagcatggagtctcggttcatgaagctcacaaccgagatcagtgaccttgaaaaggagatcccacaaaaggagctgaacctgaaggtcttacgtggcctcactaaggagtgggaagtaaaggtgatcacgatgagagatcaccgagatctgaaggaaaccacaacagacaaNcatgaagaagttcgaagacttcaagatgaagccaggagagaggatcgacagcatggagtctcggttcatgaagctcacaaccgagatcagtgaccttgaaaaggagatcccacaaaaggagctgaacctgaaggtcttacgtggcctcactaaggagtgggaagtaaaggtgatcacgatgagagatcaccgagatctgaaggaaaccacaacagacaaactcttccgggatctcaaagccttcgagttcgagatgttcccaagagatgaggacattgtggatcgacgaaacgtagcacttgttgctgagcaaccatccacatcttcaaggtcagactctaatcctatgaatgttatgtctgacgaacagtttgctctctttgtgagaaagttcaggaaatacatgaagatgaaccaggagagcaacaaaagttcaccttcctcctcaagaaggaaaaatgagagatatccatccagaaggacggaggaggaaaatcagggtctatgctacaactatagaagaccgggacatttcaaggccgaatgcccttacccactagtaagcaagcatcagggccaagaaggcaaggattccaagagaatagaggaatccNNNNNNNNNNNNNN is a window of Ipomoea triloba cultivar NCNSP0323 chromosome 16, ASM357664v1 DNA encoding:
- the LOC116008023 gene encoding probable LRR receptor-like serine/threonine-protein kinase At1g56140 encodes the protein MQYLSLGINALSGELPEELGFLTEIISFAIGGNNFSGPLPSGLGNWKRLTQIYMDASGVSGAIPPTFANLLNLEALWASNNEFTGRIPDFIGNLSKLTILKFEGNSFQGPIPSTLSNLTSLVDLRISDLLNGSSSLDFIWNMKNLSKLVLRNNNISGSIPSNIGEYQSLSLL